The proteins below are encoded in one region of Paenibacillus albus:
- a CDS encoding peptidase U32 family protein, with product MATKPELLIDAASLADMARLITAGANAIVVGESRYGMRLPGEFDLAMIAEAVKLAHPQGAKIYAAVNNVMDNATVDSLPGYIRSLSEAGVDGIIFGDPAVLMVARTEAPELKLHWNAEMTSTNYATANYWGRRGATRVILARELNMDQVLDVKANTEMEVQIQVHGLTNIYHSKRPLVHNYFDHQAKDDEAFQEKQIDGTIENGLYLVETERPDERYPIYEDANGTHIMSSDDLCMIENLHELMEVNMDSFRIEGLLKSIAYNEAVVRAYRAVIDAYYADPEGYSFNEEWLDSIRELQDPARELSYGFFYKEQVY from the coding sequence ATGGCAACAAAACCGGAGCTGCTCATTGATGCAGCATCCCTTGCCGACATGGCGCGGTTAATCACAGCGGGCGCGAATGCGATCGTGGTTGGTGAATCGCGCTATGGCATGCGGCTCCCGGGTGAATTTGATTTGGCGATGATTGCAGAAGCGGTGAAGCTCGCGCATCCGCAAGGAGCCAAAATCTATGCAGCAGTGAATAATGTAATGGACAATGCTACTGTGGATTCACTCCCGGGCTATATTCGTTCGCTGTCTGAAGCCGGTGTAGACGGAATTATTTTCGGAGATCCCGCTGTACTGATGGTAGCGCGGACGGAAGCGCCAGAGTTGAAATTGCACTGGAATGCTGAGATGACGTCGACAAACTATGCGACTGCTAATTACTGGGGCCGCCGCGGTGCGACTCGAGTGATTCTTGCTCGCGAGCTGAATATGGATCAAGTGCTTGATGTGAAGGCGAACACCGAAATGGAAGTTCAAATTCAAGTACACGGCTTGACGAATATTTATCATTCCAAGCGCCCGCTTGTACACAATTACTTCGATCACCAAGCGAAGGATGACGAGGCGTTTCAGGAGAAGCAGATCGATGGCACAATCGAGAATGGCTTGTATTTGGTGGAAACGGAGCGGCCGGACGAGCGTTATCCGATCTATGAGGATGCCAACGGTACTCACATCATGAGCTCTGACGATCTGTGCATGATCGAGAACCTGCATGAATTAATGGAAGTTAATATGGATAGCTTTCGGATCGAAGGCCTGCTAAAATCAATAGCATACAACGAGGCAGTCGTACGTGCATATCGCGCTGTTATTGATGCTTATTATGCCGACCCGGAAGGCTACTCATTTAACGAAGAATGGCTCGATTCCATCCGAGAATTGCAAGATCCGGCGCGCGAATTGTCGTACGGATTCTTCTATAAGGAACAGGTTTATTAA
- the mltG gene encoding endolytic transglycosylase MltG: MRSSEEQSAQYRPAGPRRGRITFWVITTIIGLMVISVGSVYLYIWNGLRPESSGDNVQVELKKGASPFQFAEVLEEQGMIRNAFIFKYYLRYKHEGPKFQAGVYELKPGMTKDEIIAKLNAGETKKEETIRFTIPEGFTVEQIADTLSKAGYVDKAAFIALADKDQVWNDTDAVKNIPKDTNLRHRLEGYLFPETYEMVKSSKPEDIIARMLQELDHKLDTLPENWEESLTEHDITIHQMLTIASLVEREVVIDEERPIVAGIIYNRLKKGMPLQIDATVQYLLDKQKERLLLTDLDVDSPYNTYKVKGLPPGPIASPSIKSIEAALFPKQTDYYYYVTKKDGSHEHLFAETLKEHNRNIDKSNETAKQ, encoded by the coding sequence TTGCGCTCATCAGAAGAACAGTCAGCTCAATATCGTCCCGCAGGACCTAGGCGAGGACGCATAACTTTCTGGGTCATAACTACAATTATCGGCCTAATGGTTATTTCGGTAGGCAGTGTGTACTTGTATATCTGGAACGGGTTACGGCCTGAATCTTCCGGAGACAACGTTCAAGTGGAGCTCAAGAAGGGAGCTTCACCGTTCCAGTTCGCTGAAGTGCTAGAAGAACAAGGCATGATTCGCAATGCATTTATTTTCAAATATTATTTACGCTATAAGCATGAAGGTCCGAAGTTCCAAGCGGGCGTGTATGAGCTTAAGCCTGGCATGACGAAGGATGAAATTATTGCGAAGCTGAATGCCGGCGAAACGAAGAAGGAAGAAACCATTCGCTTTACGATCCCGGAAGGCTTCACTGTGGAGCAGATAGCGGATACGTTAAGTAAAGCGGGTTATGTCGATAAAGCGGCTTTCATCGCACTTGCCGATAAGGATCAAGTATGGAACGATACGGATGCTGTCAAGAATATACCAAAGGATACTAATCTGCGGCACCGTCTTGAAGGGTATCTGTTCCCGGAGACGTATGAGATGGTGAAGAGCAGCAAGCCTGAAGATATTATTGCGCGCATGCTGCAGGAGCTCGACCATAAGCTTGATACGCTTCCAGAAAATTGGGAAGAATCGCTCACTGAGCACGATATTACCATACATCAGATGCTGACGATCGCTTCACTTGTGGAGCGGGAAGTAGTCATCGACGAAGAGCGTCCGATCGTGGCGGGTATTATCTACAACCGGCTGAAGAAAGGAATGCCATTGCAGATTGATGCTACGGTTCAATACTTGCTTGATAAGCAGAAGGAACGATTGCTTCTGACTGATCTGGATGTGGACAGCCCTTACAACACGTATAAGGTAAAAGGCTTGCCACCAGGTCCAATTGCATCGCCGAGTATCAAGTCGATTGAGGCAGCGCTATTCCCGAAACAAACCGATTATTACTACTACGTGACGAAGAAAGATGGCAGTCATGAGCATCTATTCGCCGAAACGCTCAAAGAGCATAATCGCAATATTGATAAAAGCAACGAAACGGCAAAGCAATAG
- a CDS encoding DUF1292 domain-containing protein, translating to MSEVKNISVLKPIYGTEVDLIGEEGAAEPFQIVAEFQLGNQAYAGLQSHDMQKEDEVAFFRITIQDGADPELESIEDDEEWEAVAEAYDDLMFAGDEQP from the coding sequence TTGTCTGAAGTAAAAAACATCTCCGTGCTGAAACCGATTTATGGCACAGAAGTAGATTTGATTGGCGAAGAAGGGGCTGCAGAGCCGTTTCAAATCGTCGCTGAATTCCAGCTAGGCAACCAAGCCTATGCCGGATTACAGTCGCATGATATGCAGAAAGAAGATGAAGTCGCTTTCTTCCGTATTACGATTCAAGACGGCGCCGATCCGGAGCTGGAATCAATCGAGGATGACGAAGAATGGGAAGCCGTCGCTGAAGCATACGATGATTTGATGTTCGCAGGCGATGAACAGCCTTAA
- a CDS encoding DUF1292 domain-containing protein, translating into MTKDDMQFEEPEIIYIPDEDGNEEEFEVVMKFEVDGSDQKYMMVVPLNVDSSEEDDEDSDEVYAFRYEEDGDDLKLYTIEDEEEWNMVEETFNTLLAEIDDND; encoded by the coding sequence ATGACAAAGGACGACATGCAGTTTGAAGAGCCGGAAATCATCTACATTCCAGATGAAGATGGCAACGAAGAAGAATTCGAGGTAGTCATGAAGTTCGAAGTAGACGGCTCCGATCAGAAATATATGATGGTCGTGCCGCTTAATGTCGATTCAAGCGAAGAAGATGATGAAGATTCAGATGAGGTATACGCCTTCCGTTATGAGGAAGACGGCGACGATCTGAAGCTCTACACCATCGAAGACGAAGAAGAGTGGAACATGGTTGAAGAAACGTTCAACACGCTTCTCGCTGAGATTGACGATAACGACTAA
- the ruvX gene encoding Holliday junction resolvase RuvX, whose product MRLMGLDYGDRRIGVAVSDAFGWTAQGVGVVEKRRDNGEVEVIAQLVKEHEVSEIVVGLPKNMNGTIGPRGEICIAFAGDLQQKLNLPVHLWDERLTTVAAERTLLEADVSRKKRKLVVDKMAAALILQNYLDSKTKR is encoded by the coding sequence ATGCGTCTGATGGGATTGGATTACGGCGACCGCAGAATTGGCGTAGCCGTCAGTGATGCATTCGGCTGGACCGCGCAAGGCGTCGGAGTCGTGGAGAAACGCCGCGACAACGGTGAGGTTGAAGTCATTGCCCAGCTCGTGAAAGAACATGAAGTATCAGAGATTGTAGTCGGTCTGCCCAAGAACATGAATGGCACCATCGGGCCGCGTGGCGAAATTTGCATCGCATTCGCAGGAGATTTACAGCAGAAGCTAAATTTACCCGTACACCTTTGGGACGAACGGCTAACGACCGTGGCCGCAGAGCGCACTTTGCTTGAGGCAGACGTTAGCCGTAAGAAGCGAAAGTTAGTGGTGGACAAAATGGCGGCAGCGCTAATTTTGCAAAATTATCTCGATTCTAAAACGAAAAGGTGA
- a CDS encoding IreB family regulatory phosphoprotein — translation MNSMDKTMKFDVKAEGLEASSKEIMLSVYDALLEKDYNPINQIVGYLLSGDPAYIPRHNNARSLIRRKERDELIEELVRSYLSQHSK, via the coding sequence ATGAATTCAATGGACAAGACAATGAAATTCGACGTGAAGGCGGAAGGGCTGGAAGCTTCATCGAAAGAAATCATGCTTTCGGTGTATGATGCACTCCTCGAGAAGGATTACAATCCGATTAACCAGATTGTCGGTTATCTATTGTCCGGAGATCCCGCATACATTCCGCGGCATAACAATGCTCGAAGTTTAATTCGAAGGAAAGAACGAGACGAGCTCATTGAAGAGCTGGTACGTTCCTACTTAAGTCAGCACAGCAAATAA
- the alaS gene encoding alanine--tRNA ligase: MKASEIRSKWLSFFESKGHKIEPSASLVPHNDPSLLWINAGMAPLKPYFDGRVIPDNPRITNSQKCIRTNDIENVGKTRRHQTMFEMLGNFSIGDYFKEEVITWAWEFLTSPQWIGFDPDRLSVTVYPEDEEAFRYWNEKIGLPAERIYRLEENFWDIGEGPCGPCTEIFYDRGDAFGDLSDPECWPGGENERFLEVWNLVFSQYNHNKDGSYTPLPNKNIDTGAGLERLTSILQDVDSNFDTDLFRPIIDRTCQIANVTYHTDAENDIALKVIADHIRTVAFAVGDGVMPSNEGRGYVIRRLLRRAVRYGKTLGVDRPFLFELVSVVGEIMGSHYTEVVEKREFIEKVIRTEEERFHETLSDGLTLLGDLVKTAKSNGITQISGPDAFKLYDTYGFPFDLTEDYASEQGMTVDRDGFDVSMEEQRTRARAARQDTGGMNVQGGPLADFTAKSEFVGYQDLTIEGAKVLAIVNGESLVDSASEGSHVLVILDRTTFYAESGGQIGDSGTITGQGFILTVENVTKAPHGQPVHHAVVTSGTVQVGDQVQTAVSTQTREDTIKNHTATHLLHRALKDVLGEHVNQAGSLVEPDRLRFDFSHFGSITPEELTEIERRVNQQIWLGTALEIDYKSLAEAKEMGAMALFGEKYGDVVRVVRVGGYSLELCGGCHVTNTAQIGLFKLVSESGIGSGVRRIEAVTGRNAYLFMEGQLDQLKQAAALLKTNLNDVPKRIEALHAQVKELARENESLQGKLSRIEAGSLESQAKVVNGVTVLAAQVSAPSMDALRGIVDELKVKLPSAVIILGAAAEDKVNLVAAVSPELVKQGFNAGKIVKEAAAACGGGGGGRPDMAQAGGKDPSKLGEALQIAEELVLSQANVI, from the coding sequence ATGAAAGCAAGTGAAATCCGTTCGAAATGGCTCTCCTTCTTCGAAAGCAAAGGCCATAAAATTGAGCCAAGCGCTTCTCTAGTTCCACATAATGATCCTTCATTGCTTTGGATTAATGCAGGCATGGCGCCGCTCAAGCCATATTTTGACGGCCGTGTTATTCCAGACAACCCGCGTATTACGAACTCACAGAAATGTATCCGTACCAATGATATCGAGAATGTCGGCAAAACTCGTCGTCACCAGACGATGTTTGAGATGCTTGGCAACTTCTCGATCGGCGATTATTTCAAAGAAGAGGTCATTACTTGGGCATGGGAGTTCCTTACGAGTCCGCAATGGATTGGCTTCGATCCTGATCGTCTGTCTGTAACGGTTTATCCAGAAGACGAGGAAGCATTCCGCTATTGGAATGAGAAGATCGGCCTTCCGGCAGAGCGTATTTACCGCTTGGAAGAGAACTTCTGGGACATCGGCGAAGGCCCTTGCGGACCTTGTACCGAGATCTTCTATGACCGCGGCGATGCTTTCGGTGACCTGAGTGATCCGGAATGCTGGCCTGGCGGAGAAAACGAACGGTTCCTCGAAGTATGGAACCTTGTATTTTCGCAATATAATCATAATAAGGACGGCAGCTACACGCCGCTGCCTAATAAGAACATCGATACAGGCGCTGGCCTTGAGCGTTTGACTTCGATTCTGCAAGATGTCGATTCCAACTTCGACACGGACCTGTTCCGTCCAATCATTGATCGTACCTGCCAAATCGCAAATGTCACGTACCACACGGATGCAGAGAACGACATCGCGCTGAAGGTCATTGCTGACCATATTCGTACAGTGGCATTCGCAGTTGGCGATGGCGTTATGCCTTCTAATGAAGGCCGCGGTTACGTTATCCGCCGCTTGCTCCGCCGCGCGGTTCGTTACGGCAAAACGCTTGGCGTGGATCGTCCGTTCCTGTTCGAGCTCGTTAGCGTTGTAGGCGAGATTATGGGCAGCCATTACACAGAAGTTGTCGAGAAACGTGAATTTATCGAGAAGGTTATCCGTACGGAAGAAGAGCGTTTCCATGAGACTCTCTCCGATGGTCTGACGCTCCTCGGCGACTTGGTTAAAACGGCAAAATCGAACGGCATTACGCAAATTAGCGGACCAGACGCGTTCAAGCTTTATGACACGTATGGCTTCCCGTTCGACCTGACGGAAGACTACGCTTCTGAACAAGGAATGACTGTCGACCGCGATGGCTTTGATGTTTCGATGGAGGAGCAGCGTACTCGTGCGCGTGCGGCACGCCAAGATACTGGCGGCATGAATGTTCAAGGCGGACCGCTTGCTGATTTCACGGCAAAATCCGAATTCGTCGGTTATCAAGATCTGACGATTGAAGGCGCAAAGGTACTTGCTATCGTTAACGGCGAATCTCTTGTTGATTCCGCTTCCGAAGGAAGTCACGTGCTTGTCATTCTTGACCGTACGACGTTCTACGCGGAGAGCGGCGGTCAAATCGGGGACAGTGGTACGATTACAGGCCAAGGCTTCATTCTCACCGTTGAAAATGTGACAAAAGCGCCTCATGGTCAGCCGGTACACCACGCAGTAGTTACAAGCGGAACTGTTCAAGTCGGTGACCAAGTGCAAACGGCAGTATCGACACAAACGCGTGAAGATACGATTAAAAACCACACGGCAACGCACTTGCTCCACCGCGCGCTGAAAGATGTGCTTGGCGAGCATGTTAACCAAGCGGGTTCCCTTGTTGAGCCTGACCGTCTACGCTTCGACTTCTCGCACTTCGGCAGCATTACGCCGGAAGAACTGACGGAGATCGAACGCCGCGTCAATCAACAAATTTGGCTTGGCACAGCGCTTGAGATCGACTACAAGTCGCTTGCAGAAGCGAAGGAAATGGGCGCAATGGCGCTGTTCGGCGAGAAATACGGAGATGTTGTCCGCGTCGTTCGAGTCGGCGGCTACAGCCTTGAGCTGTGCGGCGGCTGCCACGTTACGAACACTGCGCAGATCGGTCTGTTCAAGCTCGTGAGCGAGAGCGGCATCGGCTCCGGCGTTCGTCGGATTGAGGCTGTGACTGGCCGTAACGCCTACCTGTTCATGGAAGGTCAACTGGATCAGCTGAAGCAAGCAGCAGCGCTGTTGAAAACGAACTTAAACGATGTGCCTAAGCGTATCGAAGCGCTTCACGCACAAGTGAAAGAGCTCGCTCGCGAGAACGAGTCGCTGCAAGGCAAGCTTAGCCGGATCGAAGCGGGATCGCTTGAATCTCAGGCAAAGGTCGTTAACGGCGTAACCGTGCTTGCTGCACAAGTAAGCGCACCATCCATGGACGCGCTTCGCGGTATTGTGGATGAGCTGAAAGTGAAGCTGCCAAGCGCAGTAATCATTCTCGGTGCTGCTGCCGAAGACAAAGTTAACCTTGTCGCAGCAGTTTCTCCAGAGCTTGTGAAGCAAGGCTTCAACGCAGGGAAAATCGTCAAAGAAGCAGCTGCAGCATGCGGCGGCGGCGGCGGCGGACGCCCGGATATGGCACAAGCAGGCGGCAAAGATCCTTCAAAACTGGGCGAAGCGCTCCAAATTGCCGAAGAACTGGTTCTCTCGCAGGCAAATGTGATATGA
- a CDS encoding AI-2E family transporter, translating to MERFTNNRLFVWLVYLILGLVALYLLLLLKPIILHIYVFLRAVFAPFLIAMIISYVLNPIVSLLNERRVPRTIAVLLIYAVFCGALTVILVNAIPMFLEQLQELNEHMPDLTMKAQGIVNDLNNSSFLPESIRGGINKSIYKLEKQSSDAIFSFINNIGAMINIVFIAFIIPFLAFYILKDFEVFERTLLTYVPKSHRKHAVRLLKDIDNALGSYIRGQFLVCIIVGTLAYVGYLIIGMPYALLLASVVAVTNIIPYLGPFFGAAPALVMASTVSVKMMLLVVIVNTACQILEGNIISPQVVGRTLHMHPLSIIFVLLVGGELAGIVGMILAVPIFAALKVIIQHFFAYYVRRKTV from the coding sequence GTGGAACGCTTTACGAACAACCGACTGTTTGTGTGGCTCGTCTATCTTATTCTGGGGCTGGTTGCCCTGTATCTACTTCTGCTGCTGAAGCCGATTATTCTACATATTTACGTGTTCCTGCGCGCGGTATTCGCTCCGTTCTTAATCGCGATGATCATTTCGTACGTGCTTAATCCGATTGTCAGCCTGCTGAATGAACGCAGAGTGCCGCGGACGATAGCGGTTCTCCTCATTTATGCGGTGTTCTGCGGGGCATTAACCGTCATTCTGGTGAACGCGATTCCGATGTTTCTGGAGCAGCTCCAGGAGCTGAATGAGCATATGCCAGACCTAACGATGAAGGCACAGGGGATCGTGAATGATCTGAACAATTCGTCGTTCCTGCCCGAGAGCATACGTGGCGGGATTAACAAGTCGATCTACAAGCTGGAGAAGCAGAGCTCGGATGCCATCTTCAGCTTCATTAATAACATCGGGGCGATGATCAACATCGTATTTATCGCGTTCATTATCCCGTTCCTGGCTTTTTATATATTGAAAGACTTCGAGGTGTTCGAGCGGACGCTGCTTACTTATGTACCCAAGTCGCATCGCAAGCATGCTGTCAGGCTGCTCAAAGATATCGACAACGCGCTTGGCAGTTACATTCGTGGTCAGTTTCTCGTCTGTATCATTGTCGGGACACTCGCTTATGTAGGTTATCTGATCATCGGTATGCCATATGCGCTGCTGCTCGCAAGCGTTGTAGCCGTGACGAACATCATCCCGTATCTGGGGCCGTTCTTCGGCGCAGCGCCGGCACTTGTAATGGCATCAACCGTTTCTGTCAAAATGATGCTGCTCGTCGTTATCGTCAACACCGCTTGCCAAATCCTCGAAGGGAACATCATTTCGCCGCAAGTGGTGGGAAGAACGCTGCACATGCATCCGCTGTCGATTATATTCGTCCTGCTCGTTGGAGGAGAGCTGGCAGGTATTGTCGGAATGATTCTGGCGGTTCCGATATTCGCAGCGCTGAAGGTGATCATTCAGCATTTCTTCGCTTATTACGTTAGGCGGAAGACGGTTTGA
- a CDS encoding PRC-barrel domain-containing protein yields the protein MLRLQHVIGLPVVEMSAGKQVGHVKDAWFDEHWQLGGIILDAGRRFLTAMKAVLWSEVLVCGADTVIIMNTASVRKTKQAEIQRSFHTGMIRLKDLPVVTTDGEQLGRVSDVYFDQLQGTQIVGYELTDGFIADMMEGRRWLPVSRLTEEVMLGENVIIVPAGSEAYLTPVAVSESDIGRNEP from the coding sequence GTGCTAAGACTACAGCATGTGATCGGGCTTCCGGTCGTTGAGATGAGTGCCGGCAAGCAAGTCGGCCATGTGAAGGATGCATGGTTTGATGAGCACTGGCAGCTTGGTGGAATTATTTTGGACGCCGGCAGACGATTCTTAACCGCAATGAAAGCAGTGCTCTGGAGTGAAGTGCTCGTCTGCGGAGCAGATACCGTTATTATTATGAATACGGCATCTGTGCGGAAGACGAAGCAAGCCGAAATCCAGCGTTCATTCCATACCGGAATGATCCGTTTGAAAGATTTACCCGTCGTGACTACGGATGGTGAGCAACTTGGCCGAGTATCCGATGTTTATTTTGATCAATTACAGGGTACACAAATAGTAGGCTATGAGTTGACTGACGGTTTTATAGCGGACATGATGGAAGGCCGCAGGTGGCTTCCGGTGTCCCGCCTAACAGAAGAAGTCATGCTCGGAGAAAATGTCATAATTGTACCGGCCGGCAGCGAGGCATATCTTACCCCGGTCGCAGTTTCTGAGTCGGATATAGGGAGAAATGAACCATGA
- a CDS encoding cysteine desulfurase family protein codes for MERIYYDHAASTPVHPEVVSEMMSVYTGTFGNPSSTHAYGRGVRQLLNRSRDIVAASIGCTAVEIVFTGGGTESDNMALIGAARAARKQHGKTHIITSATEHHAILHASEALEEEGFRVTILPVDEHGFVSLADVANAIDAETAIISIMYVNNETGAIQPIEEIGALARSRGVLFHVDAVQALGTITIDLKQLPVDLMSFSAHKINGPQGVGALFVRKGITLESFSHGGSQERGRRAGTENVAGIVGFAKAVELSVKSIEERKLLLTQLRYRWIERMIETVGEDRIAVNGHDTMQAPHILNMSFISISSETMLMNLDLAGIAASGGSACTSGALEPSYVLKAMGVSIERQASAVRFSFGLGNTMEELEQAAKKVETFIGRVRTNA; via the coding sequence ATGGAACGGATTTATTATGATCATGCGGCTTCCACGCCGGTACACCCTGAAGTTGTGAGCGAAATGATGTCTGTTTATACAGGCACCTTCGGCAATCCTTCCAGCACACATGCATATGGACGCGGTGTGCGTCAGCTATTAAACCGTTCACGCGATATTGTCGCAGCAAGTATAGGCTGTACGGCGGTAGAGATCGTGTTCACCGGAGGCGGAACCGAGAGCGACAACATGGCGTTGATTGGTGCGGCCAGAGCAGCACGTAAACAGCACGGAAAGACCCATATCATCACGTCTGCGACGGAGCATCACGCCATTTTGCATGCAAGTGAAGCGCTCGAAGAAGAAGGCTTCCGCGTAACCATACTGCCAGTGGACGAGCATGGTTTCGTATCACTTGCTGATGTGGCGAACGCAATCGATGCGGAAACCGCGATTATTAGCATCATGTATGTAAATAACGAGACAGGTGCCATTCAACCGATTGAGGAAATTGGTGCACTGGCCAGGTCTCGTGGTGTACTTTTCCATGTTGATGCCGTACAAGCGCTCGGAACGATCACTATTGATCTTAAGCAATTGCCTGTTGATCTCATGAGCTTCTCCGCTCACAAGATTAATGGGCCGCAAGGCGTTGGTGCTCTCTTCGTGCGCAAGGGCATCACCCTCGAGTCATTCTCACACGGCGGCTCGCAAGAGAGGGGCAGACGCGCGGGCACTGAAAATGTGGCTGGCATTGTCGGTTTCGCAAAAGCTGTTGAACTTTCTGTGAAATCAATCGAAGAGCGGAAACTTTTGCTCACTCAGCTTCGTTATAGATGGATAGAGCGAATGATTGAGACGGTAGGAGAAGACCGGATTGCAGTTAACGGCCATGATACGATGCAGGCACCGCATATTCTGAACATGAGCTTCATCAGCATTAGCTCGGAAACGATGCTCATGAATCTGGATTTGGCCGGCATTGCGGCATCGGGCGGATCAGCTTGCACATCAGGCGCGCTTGAACCCTCCTATGTTCTTAAAGCAATGGGCGTCTCTATCGAAAGACAAGCTTCTGCTGTAAGATTTAGCTTCGGATTGGGAAATACTATGGAGGAACTCGAGCAGGCCGCAAAAAAAGTTGAAACTTTTATTGGGCGTGTTCGTACTAATGCCTAG
- the cymR gene encoding cysteine metabolism transcriptional regulator CymR — translation MKISTKGRYGLTIMMELAGKFGEGPTSLKSIAERNHLSEHYLEQLIAPLRNAGLVKSIRGAYGGYILSREPVEITSGDVIRILEGPISPVDFTEEDDPAKRDLWLRIRDSIAEVLDSTTLADLVSFKEEGPKDSYMFYI, via the coding sequence TTGAAAATTTCTACTAAAGGCCGCTACGGTCTAACGATTATGATGGAGCTTGCAGGCAAGTTCGGTGAAGGACCTACATCGCTCAAAAGTATAGCGGAACGTAATCATTTGTCGGAGCATTACCTGGAGCAGCTCATTGCCCCTTTGCGTAACGCAGGTCTTGTGAAAAGTATTCGCGGAGCGTATGGCGGCTATATTTTGTCCCGAGAACCCGTAGAGATTACTTCAGGCGACGTCATTCGAATATTAGAAGGGCCAATCTCACCGGTTGACTTTACTGAAGAGGATGATCCGGCCAAGCGCGATCTATGGCTGCGCATTCGTGACAGCATCGCAGAAGTGCTAGACTCGACGACACTTGCAGACCTTGTCTCGTTTAAAGAAGAGGGTCCGAAGGACTCCTACATGTTCTATATTTAA
- the mnmA gene encoding tRNA 2-thiouridine(34) synthase MnmA — MSNSNTRVVVGMSGGVDSSVTALLLKQQGYDVIGIFMKNWDDTDQFGHCTAEEDAEDVRRVCDQIGIPYYTVNFEKQYFDKVFAYFLDEYRNGRTPNPDVMCNREIKFGDFLQKAIELGADYLATGHYARLERTADGESKLLRGVDSNKDQTYFLHALRQDQLAKAMFPIGHLPKPEVRRIAEEFGLYTAKKKDSTGVCFIGERNFKEFLSGYLPAQPGNMVDIETGETKGRHDGLMYYTLGQRQGLGIGGSGNGEPWFVAAKDLKENILYVVQGDKHASLYSHSLSATGINWISPIKPEGSFKCTAKFRYRQPDQGVTVTLSADGMSADVVFDNLQKAITPGQAVVFYDGDVCLGGGTIDIVNQ; from the coding sequence ATGAGTAATTCGAACACTCGTGTCGTTGTCGGCATGTCCGGCGGCGTTGATTCATCTGTAACCGCGCTTCTGCTCAAGCAGCAGGGCTATGATGTTATCGGTATTTTCATGAAAAACTGGGATGACACCGATCAATTCGGCCACTGTACGGCTGAAGAGGACGCAGAAGACGTTCGCCGCGTCTGCGACCAGATCGGCATTCCTTACTATACGGTCAATTTCGAGAAACAATATTTCGACAAAGTATTTGCTTACTTTCTCGATGAGTACCGCAATGGCCGCACGCCGAATCCGGATGTCATGTGCAACCGTGAAATTAAGTTCGGCGATTTCTTGCAAAAGGCGATTGAGCTTGGCGCGGATTACTTAGCTACAGGTCATTATGCCCGCCTGGAACGCACGGCAGACGGTGAATCCAAGCTGCTGCGCGGCGTTGATTCGAACAAGGATCAGACGTACTTCCTCCATGCGCTGCGTCAAGATCAGCTCGCGAAAGCGATGTTCCCAATCGGGCATCTGCCAAAGCCTGAGGTTAGACGAATTGCAGAGGAGTTCGGACTTTACACCGCAAAGAAAAAAGACAGCACAGGCGTATGCTTCATCGGCGAGCGCAACTTTAAGGAATTCCTCAGCGGCTACCTGCCGGCACAGCCGGGCAACATGGTTGACATTGAGACTGGCGAAACAAAAGGCCGTCACGACGGACTCATGTACTACACGCTCGGTCAGCGGCAAGGACTCGGCATCGGCGGCTCGGGCAATGGCGAACCTTGGTTCGTCGCCGCGAAAGATCTGAAGGAGAATATCCTTTACGTCGTACAAGGGGATAAGCATGCGAGCTTGTATTCGCACAGCCTCTCAGCCACTGGAATCAACTGGATTTCTCCGATTAAGCCAGAGGGATCCTTCAAATGCACGGCGAAGTTCCGCTACCGTCAACCGGATCAAGGCGTTACGGTTACGCTGAGTGCTGACGGCATGTCGGCAGATGTTGTCTTCGATAACTTGCAGAAAGCGATCACCCCTGGGCAAGCGGTTGTCTTCTACGACGGCGATGTATGTCTTGGTGGCGGTACGATCGACATTGTGAACCAATAA